One window from the genome of Pantoea cypripedii encodes:
- the parC gene encoding DNA topoisomerase IV subunit A, with protein MSELTQDGAERLALHKFTENAYLNYSMYVIMDRALPYIGDGLKPVQRRIVYAMSELGLNASAKFKKSARTVGDVLGKYHPHGDSACYEAMVLMAQPFSYRYPLVDGQGNWGAPDDPKSFAAMRYTESRLSKYAEILLSELGQGTVDYTPNFDGTLQEPKMLPARLPNILLNGTTGIAVGMATDIPPHNVREVAQAAITLIEKPNTTLDELLDIVHGPDFPTEAEIITPRDEIRKIYQNGRGSIRQRAIWKKEDGEAVITALPHQVSGARVLEQIATQMRNKKLPMVEDLRDESDHENPTRLVIVPRSNRVDLDQVMNHLFATTDLEKSYRVNLNMIGLDNRPAVKNLLEIISEWLIYRRDTVTRRLNYRLDRVLRRLHILEGLLVAFLNIDEVIHIIRTEDEPKAVLMSRFDISETQAEAILELKLRHLAKLEEMKIRGEQAELEKERDQLQAILASERKMSNLLKKELQADSQTYGDDRRSPLREREEAKALSENDLVSAEPVTIVLSQMGWVRSAKGHDIDPSGLSYKAGDSYLAAARGKSNQPVAFIDSTGRSYTLDPTSLPSARGQGEPLTGKLTPPPGAVMEQVLMEPDEQKLLMASDAGYGFICTFADLVSRNRSGKALLTLPENAKVMTPMAVNHEDDMLLAITQAGRMLMFPVGELPQMSKGKGNKIISIPSAEAAAGADKLVWLLILPSGSAITLHVGKRKMVLRSEELQKFRADRGRRGTLLPRGLQRIDRVELDAPTRQSGESEE; from the coding sequence ATGAGCGAATTGACGCAGGATGGTGCAGAGCGTCTTGCCCTGCACAAATTTACAGAAAACGCGTACCTGAATTACTCCATGTACGTGATTATGGACCGCGCGCTGCCGTATATCGGTGACGGCCTCAAGCCAGTACAGCGCCGCATCGTCTATGCGATGTCCGAGCTGGGCCTCAATGCCAGCGCCAAATTTAAGAAATCGGCGCGTACCGTGGGTGACGTGCTGGGTAAATACCATCCGCATGGCGACAGCGCCTGTTATGAAGCGATGGTGCTGATGGCGCAGCCGTTCTCGTACCGCTACCCGCTGGTGGATGGTCAGGGCAACTGGGGGGCACCGGATGATCCGAAATCCTTTGCCGCGATGCGTTATACCGAATCGCGCCTGTCGAAATATGCCGAAATTCTGCTGAGCGAGCTGGGTCAGGGGACGGTGGATTACACCCCCAACTTTGACGGCACGTTGCAGGAACCGAAAATGTTACCGGCGCGTCTGCCGAATATCCTGCTGAACGGCACCACCGGCATCGCCGTCGGTATGGCGACCGATATTCCTCCGCACAACGTGCGTGAAGTGGCGCAGGCGGCGATCACCTTGATCGAAAAGCCGAACACCACGCTGGATGAGTTGCTGGATATTGTCCACGGGCCAGATTTCCCCACCGAAGCGGAGATCATCACCCCGCGTGATGAGATCCGTAAGATTTACCAGAACGGTCGCGGTTCCATCCGCCAGCGCGCGATATGGAAAAAAGAAGACGGTGAAGCGGTGATCACCGCGCTGCCGCATCAGGTATCCGGTGCGCGTGTGCTGGAACAGATCGCCACGCAGATGCGCAATAAAAAGCTGCCGATGGTGGAGGACTTACGTGATGAATCCGATCACGAAAACCCCACCCGTCTGGTGATTGTGCCGCGTTCTAATCGTGTCGATCTGGATCAGGTGATGAATCATCTGTTTGCCACCACCGACCTGGAAAAAAGTTATCGCGTTAACCTCAACATGATCGGTCTGGATAACCGTCCGGCGGTGAAAAACCTGCTGGAAATTATCTCGGAATGGCTGATCTATCGCCGCGATACCGTGACGCGTCGTCTCAATTACCGTCTGGATCGCGTGCTGCGTCGCCTGCATATCCTTGAAGGTTTGCTGGTGGCGTTCCTCAATATTGATGAAGTGATTCACATCATCCGCACCGAGGATGAGCCGAAAGCGGTACTGATGTCGCGTTTTGACATCAGTGAAACCCAGGCTGAAGCGATTCTGGAATTAAAACTGCGTCACCTCGCTAAACTCGAAGAGATGAAAATTCGCGGTGAGCAGGCAGAGCTGGAAAAAGAGCGCGACCAGTTGCAGGCGATTCTTGCCTCCGAGCGCAAAATGAGCAACCTGCTGAAGAAAGAATTGCAGGCGGATAGCCAGACCTACGGTGATGACCGCCGTTCGCCGTTGCGTGAGCGCGAAGAAGCCAAAGCGCTGAGCGAGAATGACCTGGTGAGCGCTGAGCCGGTCACTATCGTTCTGTCGCAGATGGGTTGGGTACGTAGCGCCAAAGGGCACGATATCGATCCATCAGGACTCAGCTACAAGGCGGGGGACAGTTATCTGGCCGCCGCACGCGGTAAGAGCAACCAGCCGGTGGCCTTTATCGACTCCACCGGACGCAGCTATACCCTCGATCCTACCTCACTGCCATCGGCGCGTGGTCAGGGCGAGCCGCTTACCGGTAAGCTGACGCCACCGCCTGGTGCGGTGATGGAACAGGTGCTGATGGAGCCGGATGAGCAGAAACTGCTGATGGCGTCTGATGCGGGTTATGGCTTTATCTGTACCTTTGCTGACCTGGTATCGCGTAACCGCTCTGGTAAGGCGCTGCTGACGTTGCCGGAAAACGCCAAAGTGATGACGCCAATGGCGGTCAATCATGAAGATGACATGCTGCTGGCGATTACCCAGGCGGGTCGTATGCTGATGTTCCCGGTTGGCGAACTGCCGCAAATGTCGAAAGGCAAGGGTAACAAGATCATCTCGATTCCTTCCGCAGAAGCCGCAGCAGGTGCGGATAAACTGGTATGGCTGCTGATCCTGCCGTCGGGCAGTGCCATCACCCTGCATGTCGGCAAACGTAAGATGGTGCTGCGTAGCGAAGAATTGCAGAAGTTCCGCGCTGACCGTGGTCGTCGCGGTACCTTGCTGCCGCGTGGCCTGCAACGTATCGACCGTGTCGAGCTGGATGCCCCAACGCGTCAAAGCGGTGAGAGTGAAGAGTAA
- a CDS encoding BglG family transcription antiterminator has protein sequence MQILTSRQHRLVKLLLQQAAPQPLKQLAQQLGVSEKTIYRDLQWLEAWLGNWAMVLEKTPGRGVRLRVDDIQQRLQLEQQLNGDDNSDALSHNSRRVKIASQLLSDAPRETSISKLSERYFISHASIVNDLKVIEEWLQPLGLMLARGPGGTHIEGNEQSLRQAMVSLINDVMQQNVAGTPLLPRLDPGSQQALVHYFGDEDVAFVQALLLQMEQQLSYPLGDAWYLNLCTHVLIMMHRMAQGNVLALQTTLAAQDLDKRILTIAQQMVNQIEARIGCALPADEVGFIYQYIVSSGIVVEERGDHAPLHNQFSTAESVKITCELIDRFSALIQQDLSQDRLLFDGLLVHIKPLLNRLKYHIHIRNPLLDDIQQEMKEIFFLTQQAMQLTASAYDLSPVADDEIGYLCVHFQAALERQIAHKRILVVCSSGVGTSHLLKSRILRAFPDWEIAGVVSASNHAAFCQREAVDLVITTIHLANGAIPSVYVSAFFNDDDIRRVTDAMIGSQLPHRANDALAEH, from the coding sequence ATGCAAATACTGACTTCGCGACAACACCGATTAGTAAAACTGCTGCTGCAACAGGCCGCACCCCAGCCGTTAAAACAGCTGGCACAACAGCTCGGCGTCTCAGAAAAAACCATCTACCGTGACCTGCAATGGCTGGAAGCCTGGCTCGGCAACTGGGCGATGGTGCTGGAGAAAACCCCAGGACGCGGCGTGCGACTGCGTGTTGATGATATCCAGCAGCGTCTGCAGCTGGAGCAGCAACTGAACGGGGATGACAACAGCGATGCCCTGAGCCACAACAGCCGCCGGGTAAAAATTGCTTCCCAGCTGCTGAGCGACGCGCCACGCGAAACGTCCATTAGCAAGCTGTCGGAACGTTACTTTATCAGCCATGCCTCGATCGTGAATGACCTGAAAGTGATTGAAGAGTGGCTGCAACCGCTGGGATTGATGCTGGCACGCGGCCCAGGCGGCACGCACATTGAAGGTAATGAACAGTCGCTGCGCCAGGCGATGGTGTCGCTGATTAATGATGTGATGCAGCAAAATGTGGCGGGTACGCCGCTGCTGCCACGGCTCGACCCTGGTAGCCAGCAGGCGCTGGTGCATTACTTCGGTGATGAGGACGTGGCTTTTGTGCAGGCGCTGCTGTTACAGATGGAGCAGCAACTGAGTTATCCGCTGGGTGATGCCTGGTATCTCAATCTCTGCACCCACGTTTTGATCATGATGCATCGCATGGCGCAGGGTAACGTGCTGGCCTTGCAGACCACGCTTGCCGCGCAGGACCTGGATAAACGCATCCTGACCATTGCGCAGCAGATGGTGAACCAGATTGAAGCACGCATCGGCTGTGCACTCCCGGCGGATGAGGTAGGATTTATTTATCAATATATTGTCTCGTCCGGAATTGTGGTGGAAGAACGTGGCGATCATGCGCCGCTGCATAATCAATTTTCCACGGCGGAATCGGTCAAAATAACCTGTGAATTAATCGATCGATTTTCGGCATTAATTCAGCAGGATTTATCTCAGGACCGTTTATTATTCGACGGACTACTGGTGCATATTAAGCCGTTATTAAATCGTCTTAAATATCACATCCATATTCGTAATCCGCTGCTGGACGATATTCAGCAGGAAATGAAAGAAATATTTTTCCTGACGCAACAGGCGATGCAACTTACGGCGAGCGCTTACGATCTTTCACCGGTTGCAGATGATGAAATTGGTTACCTTTGCGTCCATTTTCAGGCGGCGCTCGAACGGCAGATTGCCCACAAACGCATTCTGGTGGTGTGCTCCAGCGGAGTCGGCACTTCACATCTGCTGAAAAGCCGCATTCTGCGCGCCTTCCCGGATTGGGAAATCGCCGGAGTGGTGTCGGCCAGTAATCACGCCGCCTTTTGCCAGCGTGAAGCGGTGGATTTGGTGATTACCACCATTCATCTCGCCAACGGCGCCATTCCCAGCGTGTATGTCAGCGCATTTTTTAACGATGACGACATCCGGCGGGTGACCGACGCCATGATTGGCAGCCAGCTGCCGCACCGGGCGAATGACGCTCTGGCTGAACATTAA
- a CDS encoding PTS sugar transporter subunit IIA has product MDISRILTPRRVNLALTATSKEEVINELTELLYQDGAISDRDAFIADVWLREAEGSTGFENHIAIPHGKSAAVRQTTLAIGRTQQDIPWETLDGSQVRCIILFAVRLEDQNTTHIRLLSQVASALADDEVIAQLLAENDPGNIIRLFSQYAETDLC; this is encoded by the coding sequence ATGGATATTTCCCGCATTCTGACGCCGCGCCGCGTCAATCTGGCCCTGACTGCCACCAGCAAAGAAGAAGTGATTAACGAACTCACCGAGTTGCTTTATCAGGACGGTGCCATCAGCGATCGCGACGCCTTTATCGCCGACGTCTGGCTGCGTGAAGCGGAAGGCTCCACTGGCTTTGAAAACCATATCGCCATTCCACACGGCAAGTCGGCGGCCGTGCGGCAAACCACCTTAGCCATTGGACGTACCCAGCAGGATATCCCCTGGGAAACGCTTGATGGCAGCCAGGTGCGCTGCATCATCCTGTTCGCAGTACGACTGGAAGATCAGAACACCACCCACATTCGCCTGTTGTCGCAGGTGGCCAGCGCGCTGGCCGATGATGAGGTGATTGCCCAACTGCTGGCGGAGAACGACCCCGGCAATATCATCCGGCTGTTTAGTCAGTACGCCGAAACCGACCTCTGTTAA
- a CDS encoding PTS fructose transporter subunit IIB, producing the protein MNIVCVAACTAGIAHTYIAREKLIKGAHALGHTIHVETQGTIGTETELTREAIAAADVVILAVDVKIKGEERFQGKPIVRVKTEVVIKSPVKFLEKVADSLARA; encoded by the coding sequence ATGAACATTGTCTGTGTAGCGGCCTGCACGGCAGGCATCGCGCATACCTACATCGCGCGGGAAAAACTGATCAAGGGCGCCCATGCACTGGGCCACACCATCCATGTCGAAACGCAGGGCACTATCGGCACCGAGACGGAACTCACCCGCGAGGCGATCGCCGCTGCGGATGTGGTGATCCTCGCGGTTGACGTGAAGATCAAAGGCGAAGAGCGCTTCCAGGGCAAACCTATCGTGAGGGTGAAAACCGAAGTGGTGATCAAGTCACCGGTGAAATTCCTCGAAAAAGTGGCGGATTCACTGGCGCGCGCCTGA
- a CDS encoding PTS fructose transporter subunit IIC, translating to MNDNKRQYGQEIKGHLLTGISWMIPLIVAAGICIALGQVIGGPDVGKHTGTIAWMLNQIGGWGMGLIVPLISAAIAYSIADRPGFAPGLIVGFICGQIGTGFIGGILGGFLVGYTVLLLRRTIKLPQSMQGLMPIMVLPLLSTIIAGLLMMTFIGQPIVWLQKTLIHLLESMQGGSKFVMGAILGAMATFDFGGPINKTMSLFADGMLVDGIYGPEAVKFVGSMIPPFGITLSFLLTRHKYTKAEKEALKAAFPMGICMITEGVIPIAARDLLRVVASCVVASAIAGGLIMVWGVEAPVPHGGMFVVPLFTKPWLFCLALGIGTVVCGVMLSLMKKTVTQADEEFDDVEAPGVRDEEIKFTLE from the coding sequence ATGAATGACAACAAACGCCAGTATGGCCAGGAGATCAAAGGGCATCTGCTTACCGGCATCTCCTGGATGATCCCGCTGATCGTCGCCGCCGGGATCTGCATCGCCCTCGGCCAGGTGATTGGCGGGCCGGATGTCGGTAAACACACCGGCACGATCGCCTGGATGCTCAATCAGATCGGCGGCTGGGGCATGGGGTTGATCGTGCCGCTGATCAGCGCGGCGATCGCTTACTCGATCGCCGATCGCCCCGGCTTTGCCCCGGGCTTGATCGTTGGCTTTATCTGCGGCCAGATTGGCACCGGCTTTATCGGCGGTATTCTTGGCGGTTTCCTCGTCGGCTACACCGTGCTGCTGCTGCGCCGCACCATCAAATTGCCGCAGTCGATGCAGGGCCTGATGCCGATCATGGTGCTGCCGCTGCTCAGCACCATCATCGCCGGGCTACTGATGATGACCTTTATCGGCCAGCCGATTGTCTGGTTGCAGAAGACGCTGATTCATCTGCTGGAATCGATGCAGGGCGGCTCGAAGTTTGTGATGGGGGCAATTCTCGGCGCCATGGCCACCTTCGACTTTGGCGGGCCAATCAATAAAACCATGTCGCTGTTTGCCGATGGCATGCTGGTCGATGGCATCTACGGGCCGGAGGCGGTGAAGTTTGTCGGTTCGATGATTCCGCCTTTCGGCATCACCCTCTCCTTCCTGCTGACGCGTCACAAGTACACCAAAGCAGAAAAAGAGGCGCTGAAAGCCGCCTTCCCAATGGGGATCTGCATGATCACCGAAGGCGTGATTCCGATAGCCGCGCGTGACCTGCTGCGCGTAGTCGCCAGCTGCGTGGTGGCCTCGGCGATTGCCGGTGGACTGATCATGGTGTGGGGCGTGGAAGCCCCCGTACCACATGGCGGCATGTTTGTGGTGCCGTTGTTCACCAAACCCTGGCTGTTCTGCCTGGCGCTTGGCATCGGCACCGTGGTGTGTGGCGTGATGCTGTCGCTGATGAAGAAAACCGTTACCCAGGCGGATGAAGAGTTCGACGATGTGGAGGCCCCAGGCGTCCGCGATGAAGAGATCAAATTCACTCTGGAATAA
- a CDS encoding class II fructose-bisphosphate aldolase, with product MFAMMNDLIQAAAQQQYAVLAINCFNLETTRAAIQAAEQQRAPLILNVYQGHSAHFPPPVAVPLVQALAADATVPVALALDHGKAFPLIGQAFRAGFTGLMIDSSSEPLAENIRQTAQVVKMAHTAGVCVEGELGHIADAPTYQLADAAVKMTQVADVLPFVEQTHIDLLAVSVGTAHGLYPAGVQPKIDFQRLQELHAVSPLPLALHGGSGTPAEDLRRVSQFGVAKINVGAAVFDAGKNALQQAMKQHPHAELADLLGLMESACREVVAEYLSWSGSAGQA from the coding sequence ATGTTTGCCATGATGAATGACCTGATTCAGGCAGCGGCACAGCAGCAGTACGCGGTGCTGGCGATCAACTGCTTTAACCTTGAGACTACGCGCGCCGCCATTCAGGCCGCCGAACAACAACGCGCCCCGCTGATCCTCAATGTTTATCAGGGGCATAGCGCACATTTCCCGCCACCCGTGGCGGTGCCGCTGGTGCAGGCGCTGGCAGCAGATGCCACGGTGCCGGTGGCGCTGGCCCTCGACCACGGCAAAGCCTTTCCGCTGATTGGTCAGGCATTTCGCGCCGGTTTCACCGGCCTGATGATCGATTCTTCATCCGAGCCGCTGGCGGAGAACATTCGTCAAACCGCGCAGGTGGTGAAAATGGCGCATACCGCTGGCGTATGCGTCGAGGGCGAGCTGGGCCATATCGCCGATGCCCCGACCTACCAACTGGCCGATGCCGCCGTGAAGATGACCCAGGTGGCGGATGTGCTGCCGTTCGTTGAACAAACGCACATCGATCTGCTGGCGGTGTCAGTGGGTACCGCACATGGGCTGTATCCGGCTGGCGTGCAGCCGAAAATTGATTTCCAGCGCTTGCAGGAACTGCACGCCGTCTCCCCCCTCCCGCTGGCGCTGCATGGCGGCTCGGGGACACCCGCCGAGGATCTGCGCCGCGTCAGCCAGTTTGGCGTCGCCAAGATTAATGTCGGTGCCGCGGTGTTTGATGCCGGTAAGAACGCGTTGCAACAGGCGATGAAGCAGCATCCACACGCCGAGCTGGCGGATTTACTCGGGCTGATGGAATCCGCCTGCCGCGAAGTGGTGGCCGAGTATCTGAGCTGGTCGGGTTCGGCGGGCCAGGCCTGA
- a CDS encoding ketose-bisphosphate aldolase, whose product MLISMKEMLEPTREHRFAIGAFNVADSCFIRAVVEEAEATNTPAIISIHPSELEFVTDEFFGYVRERTLKSKVPFTIHLDHGASIAQVLRAIQCGFTSVMIDGSLLPYEENVALTKEVVKLAHAVGVSVEGELGTIGDTGNTVEGGVSKVIYTEPAQAEDFIQRTGVDTLAVAIGTAHGIYPKNMKPELQMHILKDISQRVTIPLVLHGGSANPDAEIAEAVTLGVGKINISSDMKFAYFQKVREILARETWWDPNVIYPEAIAAAKGVIRYKMNLFGGLGKASLYR is encoded by the coding sequence ATGTTGATTTCTATGAAAGAGATGTTGGAACCTACCCGTGAACACCGTTTTGCCATCGGCGCTTTTAACGTCGCGGATAGTTGTTTTATTCGCGCCGTGGTGGAGGAAGCTGAGGCGACAAACACGCCAGCCATCATCTCGATCCACCCCAGTGAACTGGAGTTTGTTACTGATGAGTTCTTTGGCTACGTGCGGGAGCGGACGCTGAAAAGCAAAGTCCCTTTCACCATCCACCTTGACCACGGTGCCTCCATCGCTCAGGTGCTGCGCGCCATCCAGTGCGGCTTTACCTCAGTGATGATTGACGGCTCGCTGCTGCCCTATGAAGAGAACGTCGCACTGACCAAAGAAGTGGTGAAGCTGGCACATGCGGTGGGCGTGTCGGTTGAAGGTGAATTGGGCACCATCGGCGATACCGGCAACACGGTGGAAGGCGGCGTCAGTAAAGTGATTTACACCGAACCGGCGCAGGCGGAGGATTTTATCCAGCGTACCGGCGTGGATACTCTGGCGGTGGCGATTGGCACGGCACACGGCATCTATCCGAAAAATATGAAGCCGGAATTACAGATGCATATTCTTAAGGACATTTCACAGCGTGTGACCATTCCTTTGGTGTTACATGGCGGCTCCGCTAACCCGGATGCCGAGATTGCCGAGGCGGTGACGCTGGGAGTCGGGAAAATTAATATCTCCAGCGATATGAAGTTCGCCTATTTCCAGAAAGTGCGCGAGATTCTGGCGCGGGAAACCTGGTGGGATCCGAACGTCATCTACCCGGAAGCCATCGCTGCGGCGAAAGGGGTAATTCGCTACAAAATGAACCTGTTTGGCGGGCTGGGCAAAGCCAGTTTGTATCGTTAA
- a CDS encoding transporter substrate-binding domain-containing protein gives MKTMLFSALLLVSGVVQAQSHLDQVRVSKTLKVCTTGDYKPYSYLRSDGQYEGLDISMAESLAESLGAKVQWVPTTWKTLSDDFVAQHCDIALGGVSVTLKRQQIAWFAQPLGVDGKIPLVRCADKAKYQTIEQINQPQVRVIEPAGGTNEAFVHSHLPNASLTLFHDNVTIFQQLVDKKADVMITDASEALFQQKHYPQLCALNPEQPMQYGEKAYMIPRDDMSWKQYVDQWLHLSTATGDYARIAEQWLGVIK, from the coding sequence ATGAAAACCATGTTATTCAGTGCGTTACTTCTGGTCAGCGGCGTCGTTCAGGCGCAATCCCACCTTGATCAGGTGCGCGTTAGCAAAACCCTGAAAGTCTGCACCACCGGGGATTACAAGCCTTACAGTTATCTGCGCAGCGACGGGCAGTATGAAGGGCTGGACATCAGCATGGCAGAATCACTGGCCGAGAGCCTCGGTGCCAAAGTGCAGTGGGTGCCAACCACCTGGAAAACCCTGAGCGATGATTTTGTCGCCCAACATTGCGACATCGCACTGGGTGGTGTGTCGGTCACGCTGAAACGTCAGCAAATTGCCTGGTTCGCGCAGCCGCTGGGTGTGGATGGCAAAATCCCGCTGGTACGCTGTGCCGACAAAGCGAAGTATCAAACCATCGAACAAATTAACCAGCCGCAGGTGCGAGTGATTGAACCGGCGGGGGGCACCAATGAAGCCTTTGTTCACAGCCATCTGCCCAATGCTTCGCTGACGTTGTTCCACGATAACGTCACCATTTTCCAGCAGCTGGTGGATAAAAAAGCGGATGTGATGATTACTGATGCATCGGAAGCGCTGTTCCAGCAGAAGCACTATCCACAGCTGTGTGCGCTGAACCCGGAGCAACCGATGCAGTACGGTGAGAAGGCGTATATGATCCCGCGCGATGATATGAGCTGGAAACAATATGTCGACCAGTGGCTGCATCTCAGTACCGCCACCGGAGATTATGCCCGCATCGCCGAGCAGTGGCTGGGTGTGATCAAATAA